A region from the Prionailurus viverrinus isolate Anna chromosome E2, UM_Priviv_1.0, whole genome shotgun sequence genome encodes:
- the ETHE1 gene encoding persulfide dioxygenase ETHE1, mitochondrial isoform X2 yields MPSWSRNWGCGCCMQALETRASPGHTPGCVTFVLNDHSMAFTGDALLIRGCGRTDFQQGCAKTLYHSVHEKIFTLPGDCLVYPAHDYHGLTVSTVEEERTLNPRLTLSCEEFVKVMDNLNLPKPQQIDIAVPANMRCGIQTPPS; encoded by the exons GCCTTGGAGACCCGGGCCAGCCCCGGCCACACCCCAGGCTGTGTCACCTTCGTCCTGAATGACCACAGCATGGCCTTCACTGGAGATGCCCTGCTCATCCGAGGGTGTGGGCGGACGGACTTCCAGCAAG GCTGTGCTAAGACCTTGTACCACTCAGTCCATGAAAAGATCTTCACGCTTCCAGGAGACTGTCTGGTCTACCCTGCTCATGATTACCATG GGCTCACAGTGTCCACTGTGGAGGAGGAGAGGACTTTGAACCCTCGGCTCACTCTCAGCTGTGAGGAATTTGTCAAGGTCATGGACAACCTGAACTTGCCCAAGCCTCAGCAGATAG acATTGCTGTTCCAGCTAATATGCGCTGTGGGATCCAGACTCCCCCTTCCTGA